Proteins encoded by one window of Channa argus isolate prfri chromosome 1, Channa argus male v1.0, whole genome shotgun sequence:
- the si:dkey-211g8.9 gene encoding free fatty acid receptor 3 produces MAFFLDLSAVPVSQTKEMRLDAKDYIALFIYTLTFLLGLPANLLVLFVYLRKACKRGATPNVVYALNLCLANLVLVAWLPIKALETLHQNWRLPQLLCPIYNFFLFFTLYGSCLFITAVTMGRYFSIAFPIIYKRYRQARISCYISVGLWALVLIHLSFGLVAEGGAYFVVTNNNTLFCYHNFTESQLDVLLPLRLEMSIVLFLVPLVVTCFCTLRCVTLVWRSHLPPMGKKRVLTVALSTLAVFVVCYAPYNASHIVGFALKKNVGWRACAMLTSTCNVFLEPVVMLMLSPAASRGFMGRICGRQSQFSRAEGYRHRSNGAANVKTQPTLSENG; encoded by the coding sequence atgGCCTTTTTCCTGGACTTGTCCGCGGTACCAGTGTCTCAGACTAAAGAAATGCGGCTGGATGCCAAAGACTACATTGCTCTCTTTATCTACACCCTCACCTTTCTGCTCGGCCTTCCTGCCAACCTGCTGGTCCTGTTCGTGTACCTGCGCAAGGCCTGCAAGCGCGGTGCCACACCCAATGTGGTTTACGCCCTCAACCTGTGCCTGGCCAACCTGGTACTCGTGGCCTGGCTGCCCATCAAGGCTCTGGAGACTTTGCATCAGAACTGGAGACTACCGCAACTTCTCTGCCCTATTTACaacttctttctcttcttcacGCTGTATGGCAGCTGCCTCTTCATCACTGCTGTGACCATGGGACGCTACTTCAGCATAGCATTCCCAATCATCTACAAGAGGTACCGCCAGGCCCGAATCTCTTGCTACATCAGTGTTGGCCTTTGGGCATTGGTGCTGATACATCTCAGCTTTGGCCTGGTGGCTGAGGGGGGGGCTTACTTTGTTGTCACCAACAATAACACTTTATTTTGCTATCACAACTTCACAGAGTCCCAGCTGGATGTTCTGCTGCCTCTGCGCCTGGAAATGtccattgttttgtttctggtgCCTCTGGTTGTGACGTGCTTCTGTACGTTACGGTGCGTTACTTTAGTGTGGCGTTCACATTTACCCCCTATGGGGAAGAAAAGGGTCCTGACTGTCGCACTTTCCACCCttgctgtgtttgtggtgtGCTATGCTCCCTACAATGCCTCACACATTGTGGGGTTTGCGTTGAAGAAAAATGTTGGGTGGAGGGCATGTGCAATGCTGACGAGCACCTGCAATGTCTTCCTGGAGCCTGTGGTCATGTTGATGCTGTCGCCAGCTGCGTCCAGGGGCTTCATGGGAAGAATCTGTGGCCGACAAAGTCAATTCAGCCGCGCTGAAGGCTATCGGCATCGATCTAACGGTGCCGCGAACGTCAAGACCCAACCTACGCTGTCCGAGAATGGCTAG
- the tekt2 gene encoding tektin-2, translated as MSTLPPKPGLRHSVPDWNSNNQQLSAIAQHERHISNVIRQEARALRNETSCKTTWDENDTCHRLSDRVWDVARWKETLETCAQKVDEEMEALTLSKEQTEQALAATVIPLEVSTECLTLRDGRRGYELVSDPVEEQLKKETELIERVQQYLQQHIDKSFDQLCVLQEIRHELTSDLQNKMDALDIDMSCLSLTIKSPQISLKTNPTRIPPGSTTPQEWVQFSQYNVARAHEAIQVSEEMREDMSLTRAQAQNDFEIQWRATDFALRKRNHNEEQARDELEWQIRKTEDEMAETEHDINELDADLYAKTASLKLAHTRLENRTHRCGMDLCRDEVQYGLVTEVHQVESTIAALKQKLSETQLSLQKMKLHHAHMLQDLSRKQEALSLEQRSMKTRSRLASTSGTDKTPVLLVPLTNSSGRSNLLLLAQ; from the exons ATGTCCACACTTCCTCCAAAACCTGGCCTGCGCCACAGTGTGCCCGACTGGAACAGCAACAACCAGCAGCTGTCTGCCATAGCTCAACATGAGCGACATATTTCCAACGTGATCCGACAAGAAGCGAGGGCACTGCGCAACGAGACCAGCTGTAAG ACAACTTGGGATGAGAACGATACCTGTCACAGGTTGAGCGATCGGGTTTGGGATGTTGCTCGGTGGAAAGAAACACTAGAAACCTGCGCACAGAAAGTGGATGAAGAGATGGAAGCGCTGACTCTG TCCAAAGAGCAGACCGAGCAGGCCCTGGCTGCAACTGTTATTCCCCTGGAGGTCAGTACCGAGTGTTTGACGTTGAGGGATGGCCGAAGAGGATACGAGCTGGTCTCGGACCCCGTGGAGGAGCAGCTGAAGAAAGAAACGGAGCTGATTGAAAGAGTGCAACAATATCTGCAGCAGCACATTGATAAGTCCTTTGATCAACTGTG tgttttgcaGGAGATTCGGCATGAGCTGACGTCTGATCTCCAGAACAAAATGGACGCCCTGGACATTGACATGTCCTGCCTGTCACTTACAATAAAGTCCCCTCAGATCTCCTTAAAGACCAACCCAACTCGCATACCACCAGG TTCCACCACCCCCCAGGAGTGGGTCCAGTTCAGCCAGTACAATGTGGCTCGCGCCCATGAGGCCATACAGGTGTCCGAGGAAATGAGGGAGGACATGAGTCTTACCAGAGCCCAG GCGCAGAATGACTTTGAGATTCAGTGGAGGGCCACAGATTTTGCTCTTCGTAAGCGCAATCACAATGAAGAGCAGGCCCGTGATGAGCTGGAGTGGCAAATAAGAAAG ACTGAAGACGAAATGGCAGAAACGGAGCACGACATCAACGAGCTGGATGCAGATCTGTATGCAAAAACTGCCTCCCTGAAACTGGCTCATACCAGATTGGAGAACAGGACCCACAGATGTGGCATGGACCTGTGTAGAGACGAG GTTCAGTACGGCCTTGTTACCGAAGTCCATCAGGTGGAGTCGACAATCGCGGCCCTGAAACAAAAGCTGTCTGAGACTCA GCTCTCTCTGCAGAAGATGAAACTCCATCATGCCCACATGCTGCAGGATCTGTCCAGAAAGCAGGAAGCGTTATCTCTAGAGCAGCGAAGCATGAAAACTCGCTCCCGCCTCGCATCAACTTCTGGCACCGACAAAACCCCAGTGCTGCTGGTCCCTCTCACAAACTCCAGTGGGAGGAGCAACCTGCTGCTTCTGGCACAGTAA